From a single Rosa rugosa chromosome 7, drRosRugo1.1, whole genome shotgun sequence genomic region:
- the LOC133722009 gene encoding peroxidase 44-like — translation MMRIETSILAFFFLLPLAVADLRVGFYSATCPKAEQIVQQVVQKKFSSDRSITAALLRMHFHDCFVRGCDASILIDSTKKKASEKTAGPNLTVRGFEVIDEAKKALEAACPSTVSCADIITLATRDSVVLAGGPSYNSPTGRRDGLVSNPNDVNLPGPSFSVSQALQSFTAKGMTLNDMVTLLGAHTVGVAHCSFFEDRLSNFQGTGSPDPSMDPALVTKLKKICGGPNDPTAFLDQNTSFAFDNQFYNQVNLKRGVMQIDQELGVDKSTAGIVSGFASNGGRFSQSFATAMLKMGSLQDGNAGEIRKNCRAFN, via the exons ATGATGAGGATAGAGACCTCAATCTtggcctttttctttcttcttcctctagcAGTGGCTGACTTGCGGGTTGGTTTCTACAGTGCTACTTGCCCAAAAGCCGAACAAATTGTACAACAAGTCGTCCAGAAAAAATTCTCCAGTGATCGATCTATAACTGCTGCTTTGCTTCGCATGCACTTCCATGACTGCTTTGTTAGA GGTTGTGATGCTTCCATCCTTATTGACTCCACCAAGAAGAAGGCGTCTGAAAAAACCGCAGGACCAAACTTGACTGTAAGAGGGTTTGAGGTCATCGACGAGGCCAAGAAAGCACTTGAGGCTGCATGCCCGTCAACAGTCTCCTGTGCTGATATCATAACCCTCGCGACTAGAGATTCAGTGGTTCTAGCCGGTGGCCCGAGCTACAACTCACCCACCGGACGGCGTGACGGCCTAGTATCGAATCCCAATGACGTCAACTTACCTGGTCCGTCCTTCTCCGTGTCTCAGGCATTGCAGTCTTTCACGGCCAAAGGAATGACTCTGAACGATATGGTGACTCTTTTGGGTGCACACACCGTTGGCGTTGCGCACTGTAGCTTTTTTGAAGATAGGCTTTCCAACTTTCAGGGGACTGGGTCTCCCGATCCTTCAATGGACCCAGCTCTGGTTACCAAGCTGAAAAAGATCTGTGGAGGACCTAATGACCCTACTGCATTTTTGGACCAAAATACATCATTTGCCTTTGATAATCAATTCTATAACCAGGTTAATTTGAAGAGAGGTGTGATGCAGATTGACCAGGAGCTAGGTGTGGACAAGTCAACGGCTGGTattgtttctgggtttgcttcCAATGGTGGCAGATTCAGTCAGAGTTTTGCAACTGCTATGTTGAAGATGGGCAGCCTTCAGGATGGAAATGCTGGTGAAATCAGGAAAAATTGTAGagcttttaattaa